In Triticum urartu cultivar G1812 chromosome 6, Tu2.1, whole genome shotgun sequence, the following proteins share a genomic window:
- the LOC125514802 gene encoding separase-like isoform X1: protein MEAAADDLLAALSSPSSRAGLHSRFAAYLQPFSPHLPAANPNPKPPPKGATKQSKQQQQPPPPPPDAAALRPLAKRFLPFLCRALQILPPLLCPNPSAGGDAAGLDELLEIYGLTLDCLAAISTCLAGKPYSVLLQRGRFVCCLESRGHYARAEAEAAATLDALRCALSPPTAAKPSRGAASVAPLLPEPGIAGEAGADPEVTTLAVELTVCLANCASKGKVKEDACYERVRNLVEQLRPWLRILTEGASKKYLTLLVNALSRCAIFLAAESSFFDADLVREFCVATLGECEKAQLIERLPIVAHKICSSVDLTWGESTSLLLAVLESVLRVKAYLPKALNEFLEFIDYFSRSFLSNRDVNAGASKLFYGQGGFSSEISPPIASVLHLYATGLHFSRQQMESEDQPSMSVDFLMNEKDLQTLNNALGTLERIFCVTDGKSSKHDNLGKYSSTLSDARHPNKKHSYSCSQSREHINFLAYLDSLEFVCKILLQPANAVWESFFKEKTVPTSGKMTCVLMALNQFIDSSLFAYSSCTKMSDEEKERLNKTLLRALVSAIKISFVTKEAIQKSLYSINCAISSTWIKLEDFKYLIPSIGNIGVTLYNIGHFEEAPKALELCCQATWAQIRLSYCRLSTRTEGHIIIEDLPKDTLKDIITHAFARIDKMVDTLHRCGSKVIRDIVVKSLSELLAHADTSDYHKSYSVLIKSWVKITLKDFANDQNMDSAPLLYHSLMGYPSPLPKKLIGSILEQELLTYVEMESRATMLCGNMQIRIIDILLNELYCSKEYYLDRSKVLVRKARALRSSGVQNISRCLESLSEAISLLRSILLDSSQGNAIVMHELAIAYCLHAHCAQEANRGGKVIFDNARSAIGLWSKLGTSHHSSPGVIFQQPSETLVPLLCSLVDLLAMKGHFELQFELCKLIITMWKQENLPIEKLLSMLFINRRLNHACCHLPVDQKFVSYVAEYLGVDCRNTLFWRNCFKGDYPSLSMFLQQLLPVEFFSQPCEYSLGNQFGFNASVDGIVKVASSLVSEVPSNNQSTYLAGWLYYDLSERRLSRGQLLQAISYGREALQLRKKLLKNKFKFNLGKFVSKESECSDGQGFVSLEAWGPTMAEIWPDCTRPSSMRDSFLTPWNVLKCYLESILQVALMHELIGDGAEAEVLLRTGKEISCFQGLPIFAVVFTSALGQLYCKRQLWDAAEGELKHARDLLKENGEFISCETCRLTLEISVDVQAGDLFWNQFDKDLQKHSTCNLSRALCMYRSAMEKLNDTSLEFSAGSCGKLNTSCILGNKDCIAETKRGACNRGKKPLAAKDGVLPPCTPCLLFSQAPIDQHNELVGLKSERENMKNAESAPPLDVNVKKTSRTSSRLAKEQNAAAHAKTRTTRSSKRTAHVKSEKDLAELNSENDISGSYKLSTDALVCGKLSCSLDGVYCSRDDICNMFGCWNCLFVNSLNSESIENILQFRKDCIRRRHLVSLLLKTARALGAQGGKHGAHEVHSIYWQCISLLYFRSLPQGCYRTYESHLIGLIMNENTGDFLSLERAEILCSMSFFLLKGFLSEQSRDSCCSFSSVQTADIVSWLLKAFVLSGESPSLLQEVCRLLTCIFLLSTIDSTVQLPLYSKGSLSLNHWAAYFHQASVGTHLNCHYLASLQALPRKTDSKGLVGDFADKIDEVPKFLRFSSADMEHLEKHVSEFFNQLPDVPIVCISMLGGDFVNVLGEALLLPSLFPAWMLLSRFDSTNKPTTMLLPVDSISKEAHNEDSSIKELDNPTRASDKNWKCPWSCTIIDYVAPTFRKLLEDNFRSLSGAIDIPKDGQANTVRWWSDRMKLNNDLNEILESMEKLWLGPWKYLLLGHQSADQHSEAVLENLITGLESEFKLELNPALIKVILGGVTSVDELKECVSQLVSYKAYFGRGGCCGRDRLRAFSCQIDAEALVSLEHLCNGVVNELAEPVERTPVILVLDTEVQMLPWENLPVLRNQEMYRMPSVRSIFLALTRSTDHQKDASVIDPPFPVIDPFNAFYLLNPGGDLISTQEEFDQLFRNYEWKGNAGDAPTAEELVLALRNHDLFLYFGHGSGSQYVSGKEIEKLDNCAAALLMGCSSGTLHCKGAYAPQGTPLSYLFAGSPSVIANLWDVSDKDIDRFSKALLNSWLQENVTAAKNCSKCCPLTQEFESMTIAAKDNGRSRRKGSRSRKQQQTVEMGGSSSCCNCGHRRIASHISEARRACRLPLMIGASPVCYGVPTIIRKK from the exons ATGgaggccgccgccgacgacctCCTCGCCGCCCTCTCCTCCCCGAGCTCCCGCGCCGGCCTCCACTCCCGCTTCGCCGCCTACCTCCAGCCCTTCTCCCCCCACCTGCCCGCCGCGAACCCTAACCCCAAGCCGCCGCCGAAGGGGGCGACGAAGCAgagcaagcagcagcagcagccgccgccgccgccccccgaCGCGGCCGCCCTCCGCCCCCTCGCGAAGCGGTTCCTCCCGTTCCTCTGCCGCGCGCTCCAGATCCTCCCGCCGCTCCTCTGCCCGAACCCTAGCGCGGGCGGCGACGCGGCGGGCCTCGACGAGCTGCTCGAGATCTACGGCCTCACCCTCGACTGCCTGGCGGCCATCTCGACCTGCCTCGCCGGGAAGCCCTACTCCGTGCTGCTCCAGCGCGGCCGCTTCGTGTGCTGCCTCGAGTCGCGCGGCCACTACGCCCGCGCCGAGGCGGAGGCCGCCGCCACTCTCGACGCCCTCCGCTGCGCGCTCTCGCCACCGACGGCCGCAAAGCCTTCTCGTGGCGCTGCAAGTGTTGCTCCCCTCCTCCCCGAGCCTGGCATTGCAGGAGAGGCTGGCGCGGACCCTGAAGTCACCACCCTTGCGGTTGAGCTCACCGTATGCCTTGCTAATTGTGCCAGCAAGGGCAAGGTGAAGGAAGATGCCTGCTACGAACGTGTTCGTAACCTTGTTGAGCAGCTCCGGCCATGGCTCCG GATTCTGACTGAGGGGGCCAGCAAGAAGTATCTCACTCTGCTTGTGAATGCACTGAGCCGCTGTGCCATTTTCCTGGCTGCTGAGTCTTCATTTTTCGACGCTGATCTTGTCCGTGAATTCTGTGTTGCAACCTTAGGGGAGTGCGAGAAGGCACAGCTGATTGAACGCTTGCCCATC GTTGCACACAAGATCTGTTCTTCTGTAGATTTGACTTGGGGTGAGAGCACATCGCTTTTGCTTGCCGTGCTTGAGTCTGTTTTACGTGTCAAG GCCTACTTACCTAAAGCTTTGAACGAGTTCCTGGAGTTTATAGATTATTTTTCTCGGAGTTTTCTTTCAAATAGGGATGTAAATGCTGGTGCTTCAAAACTATTTTATGGACAAGGTGGTTTTTCTTCTGAG ATTTCCCCGCCCATCGCCTCAGTTCTTCATCTTTATGCTACTGGATTACACTTCAGTAGGCAGCAAATGGAAAGCGAAGATCAGCCCTCTATGTCAGTGGATTTTCTCATGAATGAAAAGGACCTACAAACTTTGAACAATGCACTGGGCACACTAGAACGGATTTTCTGTGTCACTGATGGCAAATCCAGTAAACATGATAATTTGGGTAAATATTCAAGTACACTAAGTGATGCCAGGCATCCCAATAAGAAACACAGTTATAGTTGTTCTCAGTCACGTGAGCATATTAATTTTTTGGCATATTTGGATTCTTTGGAGTTTGTTTGCAAGATACTATTGCAGCCTGCAAATGCAGTTTGGGAGAGCTTCTTCAAAGAAAAAACAGTCCCCACTTCGGGGAAAATGACATGTGTCTTAATGGCACTGAATCAGTTTATTGATTCCAGCCTTTTTGCTTATAG CAGTTGTACCAAAATGTCTGACGAAGAGAAGGAGAGATTAAATAAAACCTTACTGAGGGCCCTAGTGTCAGCAATCAAAATTTCCTTTGTGACCAAAGAGGCTATCCAG AAGAGCTTGTATTCTATCAATTGTGCCATTTCAAGTACATGGATAAAGCTTGAGGATTTCAAATATTTGATCCCTTCAATTGGCAACATCGGCGTGACACTTTATAATATTGGACATTTTGAAGAG GCACCAAAGGCATTAGAACTATGCTGCCAAGCAACATGGGCACAGATCAGACTTTCTTACTGTAGACTATCAACAAGAACGGAAGGTCACATCATAATTGAGGATCTACCGAAGGATACACTGAAGGATATCATTACACATGCATTTGCTAGGATAGACAAGATGGTTGACACTCTCCATAGATGTGGCTCAAAAGTGATACGAGATATTGTTGTGAAGAGCTTGTCTGAATTGTTGGCCCATGCTGACACATCAGATTATCACAAAAGCTATTCGGTTCTGATCAAGTCGTGGGTGAAG ATAACACTTAAGGATTTTGCGAATGACCAAAATATGGATAGTGCCCCACTTCTATATCACTCTCTTATGGGCTACCCATCTCCCTTGCCAAAGAAGTTGATAGGCTCAATCTTAGAGCAG GAATTATTAACATATGTAGAAATGGAATCTCGTGCCACCATGCTCTGCGGAAATATGCAAATAAGAATAATAGATATTCTCTTGAATGAACTTTATTGTTCAAAAGAGTACTATCTGGACAGATCAAAAGTTTTAGTTAGAAAGGCACGTGCACTCCGTTCATCTGGGGTGCAAAACATAAGCAGGTGTCTTGAGTCCTTATCTGAAGCCATATCTTTACTG CGAAGCATCTTACTGGATTCATCTCAAGGGAATGCGATCGTGATGCATGAATTAGCTATTGCATACTGCTTGCATGCACATTGTGCGCAGGAAGCCAATCGTGGCGGCAAG GTAATCTTTGATAATGCTAGGAGTGCCATTGGCTTGTGGTCAAAGTTGGGTACTTCTCATCATTCTTCTCCTGGTGTGATCTTTCAACAGCCATCAGAAACTCTTGTACCACTTCTTTGTTCTCTTGTTGATTTGTTGGCCATGAAG GGTCACTTTGAGCTTCAGTTTGAGCTGTGCAAGCTTATCATAACGATGTGGAAGCAAGAAAATTTACCCATAGAAAAGTTATTATCCATGTTATTTATCAACCGGCGCCTTAATCATGCGTGCTGTCATCTCCCAGTGGACCAGAAATTTGTTTCTTATGTGGCAGAATACCTTGGTGTTGATTGCCGCAATACATTGTTTTGGAGAAACTGTTTCAAAGGAGATTATCCTTCTCTTTCTATGTTTCTTCAGCAGTTGTTGCCTGTTGAATTCTTTTCTCAACCATGTGAATATTCCCTTGGAAATCAGTTTGGTTTCAATGCTAGTGTTGATGGGATTGTTAAAGTTGCATCATCTCTGGTTTCTGAA GTTCCTTCGAATAATCAATCAACCTATCTGGCTGGTTGGCTGTATTATGATTTGTCAGAAAGACGTCTGTCAAGAGGACAACTTCTCCAG GCCATTTCATATGGAAGAGAAGCCCTCCAATTGCGCAAGAAGCTCCTAAAAAATAAGTTCAAATTTAATTTGGGCAAGTTTGTAAGCAAGGAAAGCGAATGTTCTGATGGGCAAGGCTTTGTTTCACTTGAAGCATGGGGACCAACAATGGCTGAAATTTGGCCAGATTGCACCAGGCCAAGCAGCATGAGAGATTCTTTCCTTACCCCATGGAATGTACTTAAATGTTACCTTGAAAGCATATTACAG GTTGCTCTGATGCATGAGTTGATTGGTGATGGCGCCGAAGCAGAAGTTCTATTACGGACAGGAAAGGAGATATCATGTTTCCAAGGATTGCCAATTTTTGCTGTTGTTTTTACATCAGCGTTAG GTCAACTATACTGCAAGAGACAGCTGTGGGATGCTGCAGAGGGTGAGCTTAAACATGCTAGGGATCTCCTTAAAGAAAATGGTGAATTCATTTCATGTGAGACATGCAGGTTGACTCTAGAGATATCAGTTGATGTGCAAGCTGGGGATCTGTTTTGGAATCAATTTGACAAAGATTTGCAAAAACATTCAACATGTAATTTGTCTCGTGCTTTATGCATGTACCGATCTGCCATGGAGAAATTGAATGACACCAGTTTGGAATTTTCTGCTGGGTCCTGTGGTAAACTTAATACGAGTTGCATTTTGGGCAACAAAGACTGTATTGCAGAAACCAAGCGTGGAGCTTGTAATCGTGGGAAAAAACCCTTAGCAGCCAAGGATGGAGTGTTACCTCCATGTACTCCTTGTTTGTTGTTCAGTCAAGCACCTATTGACCAGCACAATGAACTTGTGGGATTAAAATCTGAAAGGGAAAACATGAAGAATGCCGAAAGTGCCCCACCATTGGATGTTAACGTTAAGAAGACATCCAGAACTTCATCACGTTTAGCCAAAGAACAGAATGCGGCAGCTCATGCAAAGACTAGAACCACCCGATCCAGCAAGCGAACTGCACATGTGAAAAGTGAAAAAGATCTAGCTGAACTGAATAGTGAGAATGACATATCTGGGAGCTACAAATTGTCCACAGATGCTTTGGTCTGTGGGAAGCTAAGCTGCTCTCTTGATGGTGTTTACTGCAGCAGAGATGACATATGCAATATGTTTGGGTGTTGGAATTGCCTTTTTGTTAATTCACTCAATTCCGAGTCCATTGAGAATATATTGCAGTTCAGAAAAGACTGCATCCGCCGACGCCATCTTGTGTCTCTTCTGTTAAAAACAG CAAGAGCCTTGGGAGCTCAGGGTGGAAAGCATGGAGCTCATGAAGTTCATAGTATCTACTGGCAGTGTATATCATTGTTGTATTTCAGATCTCTTCCTCAAGGTTGTTATAGAACCTATGAGTCTCATTTAATTGGACTAATCATGAATGAAAATACTGGTGATTTTCTTTCTTTAGAGCGTGCGGAAATACTATGTAGTATGAGTTTCTTTTTGCTGAAGGGTTTCCTTTCAGAACAGTCAAG GGATAGTTGCTGCAGCTTCTCTAGTGTACAAACGGCTGATATCGTTTCTTGGTTGCTGAAAGCTTTTGTGTTATCTGGAGAGAGTCCTTCACTTCTTCAGGAG GTTTGCAGGCTACTCACATGCATATTCTTACTCTCAACGATAGATTCCACGGTTCAATTACCTTTGTATTCCAAGGGATCTCTCTCTTTGAATCATTGGGCTGCTTACTTTCATCAAGCTTCTGTTGGAACTCATCTCAATTGCCATTACCTTGCAAGCTTACAGGCATTGCCCAGAAAAACAGATTCGAAG GGTCTTGTTGGAGATTTCGCAGACAAGATAGATGAGGTCCCAAAGTTTCTAAG GTTTTCATCGGCAGACATGGAACATCTCGAAAAGCATGTATCAGAATTCTTCAATCAACTTCCTGATGTACCAATTGTGTGCATTAGTATGCTTGGAGGTGATTTTGTGAATGTTCTTGGGGAAGCACTTCTTCTCCCTTCCCTGTTTCCTGCTTGGATGTTGCTCTCAAGGTTTGATTCAACAAACAAGCCTACCACAATGCTTCTACCAGTGGATTCTATTTCAAAAG AAGCACATAATGAAGACTCTTCTATCAAAGAACTGGATAATCCAACTAGAGCTTCAGATAAGAATTGGAAGTGCCCTTGGAGCTGCACTATTATAGATTACGTGGCTCCAACTTTCAGAAAGCTACTTGAGGATAACTTTAGATCCCTCTCTGGTGCAATTGATATTCCAAAGGATGGACAAGCAAATACAGTAAGGTGGTGGTCGGATAGAATGAAGCTCAACAACGACCTTAATGAGATACTGGA AAGCATGGAAAAATTGTGGCTAGGACCCTGGAAATACCTTCTGCTGGGGCACCAATCAGCTGACCAACACAGTGAGGCAGTGCTGGAAAATCTAATCACTGGTCTAGAATCagaattcaaacttgaattaaaTCCAGCGCTCATCAAGGTCATCCTTGGTGGGGTTACATCAGTGGATGAACTGAAAGAATGTGTTTCTCAGCTTGTATCATATAAAGCTTACTTTGGCAGGGGAGGGTGTTGTGGAAGAGATAGACTTAGAGCCTTCTCTTGCCAGATTGATGCTGAAGCTCTGGTGTCCCTTGAGCATTTATGCAATGGTGTAGTGAATGAGCTGGCCGAGCCAGTTGAGAGAACTCCAGTGATTTTAGTTCTGGATACTGAGGTGCAG ATGCTTCCTTGGGAGAACTTGCCTGTGTTAAGGAATCAGGAAATGTACCGCATGCCGTCAGTGAGAAGCATCTTTCTAGCATTGACTAGAAGCACTGATCATCAGAAAGATGCCAGTGTCATAGACCCTCCTTTTCCTGTTATTGACCCTTTCAATGCATTCTATCTGTTGAATCCTGGTGGTGATTTGATCAGCACACAAGAGGAATTTGATCAGTTGTTTAGAAACTACGAGTGGAAG GGAAATGCTGGGGATGCTCCTACAGCTGAAGAGCTTGTCTTGGCCCTGAGGAATCATGATCTTTTTCTCTACTTTGGACATGGAAGTG GAAGCCAGTATGTCTCTGGAAAGGAAATTGAGAAGTTAGATAATTGTGCAGCTGCTCTCCTCATGGGTTGCAGTAGTGGGACACTTCATTGCAAAGGAGCGTATGCTCCTCAAGGGACCCCTTTGTCTTATTTATTTGCTGGTTCTCCGTCCGTCATTGCAAATCTCTGGGACGTCTCAGATAAAGATATAGATCGATTTAGTAAAGCACTGCTCAATTCATGGCTGCAAGAAAATGTCACGGCTGCCAAGAATTGCTCTAAATGTTGCCCTCTGACACAAGAATTTGAGTCCATGACCATCGCCGCGAAGGACAATGGTAGGTCAAGACGAAAAGGCTCACGATCTAGGAAGCAACAACAGACAGTAGAGATGGGCGGCAGTAGTAGCTGCTGTAACTGCGGGCACAGGCGAATAGCttcacatataagtgaagctagGCGTGCTTGCAGGCTTCCTCTTATGATCGGTGCATCTCCTGTTTGTTATGGTGTGCCTACTATCATCAGGAAGAAGTAA